In Cydia fagiglandana chromosome 16, ilCydFagi1.1, whole genome shotgun sequence, the following are encoded in one genomic region:
- the LOC134671895 gene encoding uncharacterized protein LOC134671895 isoform X4 → MSGKFYTLREMKSIVDYLTVNNLYGETRGRKMWMDYANSNSTQRTWQSLKETFLKRILPDITNPYYRLDPDQILSFKRGMNLTQKDKRLELRPVNTSKNNGANDENDQPSTSKKNTEENATGEDTQCSKIVHNRASTETLILDTCYQTAEDMQSDLESANEDQNEDKANKSKPALKSVRDFIEYTEPLTPMLQEVLDDFATDEDCSDAERPMQIDENYVAQDEISDAPENPTSSQSILKPNKTQITAKITTAGEKVSEKQAGNVNHGKNITEDPVVVPDDTVLSQLEDVMVLVDEALAQDIDKELSRNIESQNKEASSNQSIPMTDSLLPNNQEAIKNHTTPEVPSPTLSPHDDGERGNRKKESQVNDKQSNSKSNLMSDQEPEQKGSDGLITIDSNEEKANNKDTANDIHTSKNPECPKKPSLKDDKVHEIHSDSSTGIKDVDPQVDNPCLKSVSLYEQLSATKYSDSDSNNKENANDQRETQAQNAAETKTNKDPRSDGTKVNEDQSNEKANKKQTQDGVILLNSRTTSESVDDSDIHHKPLARSSLKIQKDKKLASVFGFSNGGVSKSRRLNGRKRTTSHRNEQSDSSGWTSTSDSEYVSPPHGRRNRYARKYLKPRAARIMSLEEEGGLFVMLGKKVYPLVKDGKLVKNYVTFLPESDPEEDESYWKSKYIEERKRTDVLKKKLGHKSNGVLDKEEKESSISVSSVTSPLTENRTRLPPSRQESVQGNELTRRYSGVIEKPVNKETLKIKFTKNDQEVQLEGHWQHINPVLAQVVSILHKDAEKKADTVTCVELSSGNTTPITPTVIPTEAPMDTVRDKVNELESAIFKEIEEKDKKDDEIQEVVVQKEDKETSVPADNLGVNDTVPENAEVQSNITQRKKRGRPKKQVSPAVDAAAAQSPAKKPKKSVELSKVVEEVKAQDVNNTPTAERQTRTPRKLLNGVTPKAKASRKSLAKPQPEVPVENAPTPVIEENEDEVRYKFPSPEPEQQTTKANTNKTSPKKLLPNIASPESLSHHSANSSQGYQDSDTSPFNINFRRKRRLSISTLSIKGRKMKRKQRSKSYPLIKHLFSESDSSCSITFKSGRKEESTINSEVYRSDSYQFLMPRSRTIEILDKIEEANDNETDTLVNEIRNLRDEILKANDSINKSDPTSSSILSLPLSPELSFVENLSVNKSAIAEINDQPAINETESNNAQNTCNDKYLMSQVDVSMPLMNQDCDLQEKYRKHLMAAMSNLSDGPNSAGRNLSKDSSMRMSITSESILKTYSGINVESSDSLDRRLEQLLLESAQKPAANEEKMEVNTQVKKKGSRKRCSTPHKKTTIQNKKKINLEPVIVEESKAHCSRGGRRSCPPSVNIVYCEKNAPDNLEINIHDQRIDVTAVTKKPRIKKDIIKVKITKPKAKPQKKKKSPQKKQNVSRSSNTEGENESGVFLHGFEDSSELIHNHSETCLHIRDCMDQDGSDSVEYIDTTSKSIISLSSGSFVSENKENLGGNSMESGKTSPELYCDNAQCATNLREAKATEVPRADSGNTMYFTPFASRCNSALTEDLSDPPAPKPRTSKWYLLSDEESNTNYFDVQDDRPVYGANLQQIFPITCAVPDLSTITEMSEKSQKASLDAGEFRRETK, encoded by the exons gaaattttatacattgCGTGAAATGAAATCAATAGTGGATTACCTAACAGTAAATAATTTGTATGGTGAAACAAGGGGCCGTAAGATGTGGATGGACTATGCCAATTCTAAT TCAACACAAAGAACCTGGCAGAGCCTCAAAGAGACATTCTTAAAAAGAATCCTACCAGATATTACTAATCCTTATTACAGGCTAGACCCAGATCAGATTTTAAGCTTCAAGCGAGG gaTGAATCTTACACAAAAAGATAAAAGACTGGAATTGCGACCTGTGAACACTTCTAAAAACAATG GTGCAAATGATGAGAATGACCAGCCAAGTACtagcaaaaaaaatacagaagAAAATGCTACAGGTGAGGATACCCAATGTTCAAAAATAGTACACAACAGAGCATCCACTGAGACCCTTATACTTGATACATGTTACCAAACTGCTGAGGACATGCAAAGTGATCTCGAAAGTGCCAATGAAGATCAAAATGAAGATAAGGCAAACAAATCAAAACCGGCATTAAAGTCTGTTCGGGATTTCATAGAATATACAGAACCTTTGACACCTATGCTGCAAGAGGTTTTGGATGATTTTGCAACAGATGAAGATTGTTCTGATGCTGAACGACCCATGCAAATTGATGAAAATTATGTAGCTCAAGATGAAATATCAGATGCCCCAGAAAATCCCACTTCATCCCAGAGCATTCTGAAACCAAATAAAACTCAAATCACAGCCAAAATCACAACAGCTGGAGAAAAGGTTAGTGAAAAACAAGCAGGAAATGTAAATCATGGTAAAAATATTACTGAAGACCCTGTAGTGGTTCCTGATGACACAGTACTTTCTCAATTGGAGGATGTTATGGTGTTAGTTGATGAAGCTCTTGCACAAGACATAGATAAGGAGCTTAGCAGAAATATCGAAAGTCAAAATAAGGAAGCCAGTTCTAATCAGTCCATTCCAATGACTGACAGTTTACTTCCTAATAATCAAGAAGCTATTAAGAATCATACTACACCTGAAGTTCCATCGCCTACACTTTCACCACATGACGATGGTGAAAGAGGAAATAGGAAAAAGGAAAGCCAGGTTAATGATAAACAATCAAATTCAAAATCCAATTTGATGTCAGATCAAGAGCCAGAACAAAAAGGTTCTGATGGACTAATCACTATCGACTCTAATGAAGAAAAGGCGAATAACAAAGATACTGCAAATGACATACATACCTCTAAAAATCCAGAATGTCCTAAAAAGCCTTCTCTAAAAGATGACAAAGTTCATGAAATACATTCAGATAGTAGCACAGGCATTAAAGATGTAGATCCACAAGTTGATAACCCATGCCTGAAAAGTGTCAGTTTATATGAACAATTGTCTGCAACAAAATATAGTGATTCAGATTCAAATAATAAAGAAAACGCCAATGACCAGCGAGAAACGCAAGCGCAAAATGCTGCAGAAACAAAAACGAATAAAGATCCAAGGAGTGATGGAACTAAAGTAAACGAAGATCAAAGCAATGAAAAAGCTAACAAAAAACAAACACAGGATGGTGTTATTCTTCTTAACTCCCGTACCACCTCTGAAAGTGTTGATGACTCTGATATCCACCATAAACCTCTTGCCCGTTCATCTCTCAAAATTCAAAAGGATAAAAAATTAGCTAGCGTTTTCGGATTTTCTAATG GTGGTGTTTCCAAAAGCAGAAGATTGAATGGTCGCAAGAGAACTACCTCCCACCGTAATGAGCA ATCGGACTCGAGCGGTTGGACTTCAACTAGCGACAGCGAGTACGTGTCGCCTCCGCATGGCAGGAGGAACAGATATGCTAGGAAATATCT GAAACCGCGTGCAGCCCGGATAATGTCGCTCGAGGAGGAAGGGGGCTTGTTCGTCATGCTGGGGAAGAAGGTTTATCCGTTGGTCAAAGATGGCAAACTTGTCAAGAACTATGTTACTTTCCTGCCTGAGA GTGATCCCGAAGAAGATGAATCTTATTGGaaatccaaatatattgaaGAAAGAAAACGAACAGATGTATTAAAAAA AAAACTGGGACATAAGTCTAATGGCGTGCTAGATAAAGAAGAAAAGGAAAGTTCTATCTCGGTATCTTCTGTCACTTCACCCCT gaCCGAAAATCGTACAAGATTACCGCCAAGCCGACAAGAAAGTGTTCAAG GAAATGAATTAACGCGACGATATAGCGGGGTTATCGAAAAACCGGTCAAcaaagaaacattaaaaatcaaattcactaaaaatgatCAA GAAGTACAGCTAGAGGGACACTGGCAACACATAAACCCAGTTCTGGCGCAAGTGGTGTCCATCTTACACAAGGATGCGGAGAAGAAAGCTGACACGGTCACTTGTGTGGAGCTGTCGAGCGGAAACACCACACCCATCACCCCTACGGTTATACCTACTGAGGCGCCCATGGATACAG TACGCGATAAAGTAAACGAGTTAGAATCagcaatatttaaagagatagaAGAGAAAGACAAGAAAGATGATGAAATACAGGAAGTTGTGGTACAAAAGGAAGACAAAGAAACAAGTGTGCCTGCTGACAATCTAGGAGTGAACGATACTGTTCCAGAAAATGCTGAAGTACAATCAAATATTACGCAaag GAAAAAACGAGGCAGACCTAAAAAACAGGTTTCACCAGCAGTTGATGCAGCAGCGGCACAGAGCCCGGctaaaaagccaaaaaaatctGTAGAGCTAAGTAAAGTCGTAGAGGAAGTAAAAGCTCAAGATGTTAACAACACACCGACTGCCGAGAGGCAAACAAGGACCCCTAGGAAACTCTTAAATG GCGTGACTCCAAAAGCCAAAGCAAGTAGGAAATCATTAGCAAAGCCACAGCCTGAGGTGCCTGTGGAAAATGCACCAACTCCAGTAATCGAAGAAAATGAGGACGAGGTGCGATACAAATTCCCGTCGCCGGAACCCGAACAACAGACCACCAAGGCTAATACAAACAAAACCTCTCCCAAGAAGCT CTTACCTAACATCGCATCACCCGAAAGCTTATCCCACCACTCAGCAAATAGCAGTCAAGGCTACCAAGACTCTGACACTAGCCCGTTTAACATAAACTTCAGAAGAAAAAGACGCCTAAGCATTTCCACCCTGTCTATAAAAGGCAGGAAAATGAAACGCAAACAAAGAAGCAAATCATATCCCCtgataaaacatttatttagtgAAAGCGATTCATCCTGTAGTATCACTTTCAAAAGTGGAAGAAAAGAAGAGTCGACCATCAACTCTGAGGTGTACAGATCGGATTCGTACCAATTCCTCATGCCTCGCTCGCGGACTATAGAGATACTGGATAAGATTGAAGAGGCGAATGATAACGAAACTGACACGCTAGTGAATGAAATTCGCAACCTTCGTGACGAGATTTTGAAAGCTAATGACTCAATAAATAAATCTGATCCAACCAGCTCCAGTATACTGTCTCTACCACTGTCCCCAGAACTGTCATTTGTTGAGAATTTATCAGTAAACAAAAGTGCTATTGCAGAAATAAATGATCAACCGGCAATCAATGAAACGGAGAGCAATAATGCGCAAAATACGTGCAATGATAAATATCTCATGTCTCAAGTAGACGTTTCTATGCCTCTCATGAACCAGGATTGCGATCTACAAGAAAAATACAGAAAGCATCTAATGGCCGCGATGAGTAATTTATCTGATGGGCCAAATTCTGCTGGACGGAATTTGTCAAAGGATTCTAGCATGAGAATGTCGATTACATCCGAATCTATCTTGAAAACTTATTCTGGCATCAACGTTGAGTCGTCAGACTCTCTAGACAGAAGACTGGAGCAACTACTTTTAGAGAGCGCTCAAAAACCTGCGGCTAATGAAGAAAAGATGGAAGTAAATACACAAGTAAAGAAAAAGGGTTCTAGAAAACGATGTTCAACGCCTCATAAGAAAACCACTATTCAAAATAAGAAGAAGATTAATCTAGAACCAGTTATTGTTGAAGAATCAAAAGCTCACTGTTCACGCGGTGGCAGGAGATCATGCCCGCCGTCTGTCAATATTGTTTACTGTGAAAAAAATGCACCAGACAACCTAGAAATCAATATACATGATCAAAGGATTGACGTCACTGCGGTTACCAAAAAGCCACGAATTAAAAAAGATATCATCAAAGTCAAAATAACAAAACCGAAAGCCAAGccgcaaaaaaagaaaaagtctCCTCAAAAGAAGCAGAATGTTAGCCGCAGTTCAAATACTGAAGGAGAGAACGAGTCTGGTGTGTTTTTGCACGGATTTGAAGACAGTAGCGAGCTCATACACAACCATTCAGAGACTTGCCTTCACATCCGAGACTGTATGGACCAAGACGGCTCCGACAGTGTAGAGTACATAGACACTACATCGAAATCTATAATTTCTTTGAGTTCGGGCTCTTTCGTTTCCGAGAATAAAGAGAATTTGGGTGGAAACTCAATGGAAAGTGGGAAAACATCACCTGAGCTGTATTGTGACAACGCTCAGTGTGCTACGAATCTGCGTGAGG CTAAAGCAACAGAGGTGCCACGCGCAGACAGCGGCAACACGATGTATTTCACCCCGTTCGCGAGCCGATGCAACAGCGCTCTCACCGAAGACCTGTCAGATCCGCCCGCCCCCAAGCCTCGCACTTCCAAATGGTATCTCCTCAGCGATGAAGAAAGTAACACCAACTATTTTGATGTGCAGGATGACAGGCCTGTCTATGGCGCTAATTTGCAACAGATATTCCCTATTACCTGTGCCGTCCCAGACTTATCCACCATTACGGAGATGTCGGAGAAAAGCCAAAAAGCAAGTTTGGACGCTGGGGAATTTAGGCGGGAGACAAAGtga